A single region of the Candidatus Poribacteria bacterium genome encodes:
- a CDS encoding restriction endonuclease subunit S → MISWSNITVGGLGEIITGYTPPTKNAEYFGDEYPFITPTDITIDSRSVQTERFLSQKGYEYRKNRLLPRNAVCVTCIASIGKICMTAVPSVTNQQINSIVVNQNKYNPYFVYYLLITKTDVLQSIANQATTPIVNKSSFSSINVCVPPLPTQTQIAKFLDRKTEQIDELIRIKERQIELLQEQRTALINQTVTKGLDPNVEMKPSGVEWIGEIPARWEVKRNKRIFNERDDRSATGEEELLTVSHITGVSPRAEKKNVGMFLAETLEGYKHCSVGNLVINTMWAWMGALGISTFDGIVSPSYNVYELKSSEYLPRYYDYLYRTPNHVKEIIRWSKGIWNSRWRLYPDAFFSMSAIVPPFGEQKQIVDFLEHKNNQIDDLIVAELRKIELLKEYRQSLISEAVTGKIDVRNEV, encoded by the coding sequence ATGATTTCATGGTCTAACATAACTGTTGGTGGTTTAGGAGAGATCATCACAGGTTATACTCCACCAACGAAAAATGCAGAGTATTTTGGTGATGAATATCCGTTCATTACCCCGACTGACATAACGATAGATTCTCGCAGCGTTCAAACTGAACGCTTTTTATCTCAGAAAGGCTATGAATATCGAAAAAATCGCTTGCTTCCTCGAAATGCTGTTTGTGTTACCTGTATTGCAAGCATCGGTAAGATTTGCATGACAGCCGTTCCCAGTGTAACAAATCAGCAAATAAACAGCATTGTAGTGAATCAAAACAAATACAATCCATACTTTGTCTATTATCTCCTTATAACCAAGACAGATGTACTCCAAAGTATAGCGAATCAGGCAACAACTCCTATAGTAAATAAATCGAGCTTCTCAAGTATCAATGTTTGTGTTCCTCCACTTCCCACACAAACCCAAATCGCCAAATTCCTTGATCGGAAGACAGAACAGATTGACGAACTCATCCGCATCAAAGAGCGACAGATAGAACTGCTGCAGGAACAACGCACCGCACTGATAAATCAGACAGTAACAAAGGGACTTGACCCGAATGTGGAGATGAAACCGTCGGGCGTGGAGTGGATTGGGGAGATACCAGCGCGTTGGGAAGTGAAAAGAAACAAACGCATTTTTAATGAGAGGGACGATAGGTCAGCGACTGGAGAGGAAGAATTGCTTACGGTATCACACATCACTGGGGTTTCCCCAAGGGCGGAAAAGAAGAATGTTGGTATGTTTTTAGCCGAAACTTTGGAAGGATACAAACACTGTTCTGTGGGGAATTTAGTTATTAATACAATGTGGGCGTGGATGGGGGCATTAGGTATTTCAACGTTTGACGGAATTGTAAGTCCTTCCTACAACGTTTACGAACTAAAAAGTAGTGAATACCTGCCAAGATATTACGATTATCTCTACCGCACTCCAAATCATGTCAAGGAGATTATACGTTGGTCAAAAGGAATTTGGAATTCCAGATGGCGATTGTACCCTGATGCGTTCTTTAGTATGTCCGCTATAGTTCCTCCATTTGGAGAACAAAAACAGATTGTAGACTTTCTTGAACACAAAAACAATCAGATTGACGACCTGATAGTCGCAGAGTTGCGAAAGATCGAACTCCTCAAAGAATACCGTCAATCCCTGATCTCCGAAGCCGTGACCGGCAAGATAGATGTCCGAAACGAGGTGTAG
- a CDS encoding GxxExxY protein yields the protein MNTNLKHKDITQKIIGAAFEVHKFLGNGFQEMVYQRALSIEMRKAGLAFEREIEQDIYYKDFPKPIGRRRADFVVSQKVLVELKAIAVLENVHEVQVLNYLRAYRLEVALLINFGEKSLKYKRLILSQRNAAIRN from the coding sequence ATGAACACGAACCTGAAACATAAGGATATAACGCAAAAGATCATCGGTGCAGCATTTGAAGTCCATAAGTTTTTAGGAAACGGCTTTCAAGAGATGGTTTATCAACGGGCGTTGTCAATTGAGATGCGGAAAGCGGGGTTGGCGTTTGAGAGAGAGATTGAGCAGGATATTTACTACAAAGATTTTCCAAAGCCCATCGGAAGACGTAGAGCCGATTTTGTGGTATCGCAGAAAGTGTTAGTAGAATTGAAAGCCATCGCCGTGTTGGAAAATGTCCATGAAGTACAGGTATTAAATTATTTAAGGGCATATCGATTAGAAGTCGCCTTATTAATCAATTTCGGTGAGAAAAGTTTAAAATACAAAAGACTGATTCTATCACAACGCAATGCCGCAATTCGTAATTGA
- a CDS encoding DUF4268 domain-containing protein: MRGANAIGHFYALRVQEEEIEKDFGDQLEWWARAKSEKRVAFRNQDADPTDEKDWHNQHEWLVDMLEKFYAVFHPRLEKLMMGV, from the coding sequence ATGAGAGGTGCAAATGCGATAGGTCACTTCTACGCTTTAAGGGTGCAGGAAGAAGAAATTGAGAAAGACTTTGGGGACCAGTTGGAATGGTGGGCGAGAGCAAAATCTGAGAAACGCGTGGCTTTCAGAAATCAAGATGCCGATCCTACCGATGAGAAAGATTGGCATAATCAACACGAATGGTTGGTTGATATGCTTGAAAAATTCTATGCGGTATTTCATCCGCGACTTGAAAAACTAATGATGGGAGTTTAG